One segment of Arcobacter sp. LA11 DNA contains the following:
- a CDS encoding sodium-dependent tyrosine transporter, translating to MFVQLNERVFLNMAKITRTKIDHVEDGIRVRFYEGQDQVAKSQRFEDVKTAEKWLKKLLKKC from the coding sequence ATGTTTGTACAATTAAATGAAAGAGTTTTTCTTAATATGGCGAAAATCACTAGAACAAAAATCGACCATGTAGAAGATGGAATTAGAGTTAGATTTTATGAAGGTCAAGACCAAGTAGCAAAGTCTCAAAGATTTGAAGATGTAAAAACTGCTGAAAAATGGTTAAAAAAACTTCTTAAAAAATGTTAG
- a CDS encoding antibiotic biosynthesis monooxygenase, whose protein sequence is MYSVIFEVEIADGKKDQYLDIAAILKEQLIKMPGFLSIERFQSLVNEGKLLSLSFWEDEKSLLDWKANIDHMAAQKKGRDSIFKDYRIRIAEVKRDYTMESSTFTD, encoded by the coding sequence ATGTATTCAGTAATATTTGAAGTAGAAATAGCAGATGGAAAGAAAGACCAATATTTAGATATTGCGGCAATATTAAAAGAACAACTTATTAAAATGCCTGGTTTTTTGTCTATTGAAAGGTTTCAGTCATTAGTAAATGAAGGTAAATTATTGTCTTTATCTTTTTGGGAAGATGAAAAATCATTACTTGATTGGAAAGCAAATATTGATCATATGGCGGCACAAAAAAAAGGTAGAGACTCTATTTTTAAAGATTATAGAATTAGAATTGCAGAAGTTAAACGTGATTATACTATGGAAAGTAGTACTTTTACAGACTAG
- a CDS encoding 4-oxalocrotonate tautomerase family protein gives MPIINVKMTHEDGGATKEQKEQLAKKLTNSFVEVFGRGEKTCVVTIDEISTDNYAIGGKTITNVRRGN, from the coding sequence TTGCCAATTATAAATGTAAAAATGACACATGAAGATGGTGGTGCTACAAAAGAGCAGAAAGAACAACTGGCAAAAAAATTGACAAATTCTTTTGTTGAAGTTTTTGGACGTGGTGAAAAAACTTGTGTAGTAACTATTGATGAAATATCTACTGATAATTATGCTATTGGTGGAAAAACAATTACTAATGTTAGAAGAGGAAACTAA